One window of the Camelina sativa cultivar DH55 chromosome 1, Cs, whole genome shotgun sequence genome contains the following:
- the LOC104767610 gene encoding uncharacterized protein LOC104767610, with product MRGALFRNASLCARRVILSPRITHQRSAYVPFLAPIAAPVPFKFRFFSSESDSPGENSTNPPESSPVDSSDNKDLAVEDVSSKELKARIEKYFNEGNEDALPGVIEALLQRRLADKHAETDDELLEKIESLPFKDDVKDEDLESDFEEAHSTDDELEDLYNSPEYVAEKMRKNEFFNMDDKKWDHMIREGIQHGCLTDTKECEEILEDMLKWDQLLPDELKKKVEAKFNELGDMCERGELEPEAAYELFKEFEDEMVVQYGDQMEAEGPPQFGETDASDRNTDLDDPPGKGPILRWQSRIVFAPGGDAWHPKNRKVKMSVTVKELGLSKHQARRLRELVGKRYHSGKDELTITSERFEHREENRKDCLRTLYGLIEESAKANKIAEDIRTSYVKQRLQANPAFMQKLQAKMIRSKESDAISA from the exons ATGAGAGGCGCTCTCTTCAGAAATGCCTCTCTCTGCGCTCGCAGAGTCATCCTTTCTCCTCGGATAACCCATCAACGTTCCGCCTATGTTCCCTTCCTCGCTCCAATAGCCGCTCCGGTTCCTTTCAAATTCAGATTTTTCTCCTCCGAATCCGACTCGCCCGGCGAGAACTCGACTAATCCTCCTGAATCTTCTCCTGTAGATTCATCCGATAATAAAGATCTAGCTGTTGAGGATGTAAGCAGCAAAG AGCTTAAAGCCCGTATAGAGAAGTATTTCAATGAGGGTAATGAAGATGCGTTACCCGGAGTTATTGAAGCACTTCTGCAGAGAAGACTTGCTGACAAACACGCAGAGACTGATGATGAGTTGTTAGAAAAAATCGAGAGTCTACCTTTCAAAGATGATGTGAAGGATGAAGATTTGGAATCCGATTTCGAGGAAGCACATTCGACTGACGACGAACTCGAGGATTTGTACAACTCTCCCGAGTATGTAGCggagaagatgaggaagaatgAGTTTTTCAACATGGACGATAAGAAGTGGGATCACATGATTAGAGAAGGGATTCAACATGGTTGTCTTACCGATACTAAGGAATGCGAGGAGATTCTTGAGGATATGCTTAAATGGGACCAGCTTCTTCCTG ATGAATTGAAGAAAAAAGTTGAAGCAAAGTTTAATGAGCTCGGGGATATGTGTGAAAGAGGTGAACTTGAGCCCGAAGCAGCTTATGAGCTTTTTAAGGAATTCGAAGATGAGATGGTAGTTCAGTATGGAGATCAAATGGAAGCTGAGGGTCCTCCCCAATTTGGTGAAACGGATGCTTCCGATAGGAATACCGACTTGGATGATCCCCCCGGTAAAGGCCCAATCCTCAGGTGGCAATCGAGGATAGTTTTTGCTCCTGGAGGCGATGCGTGGCATCCAAAGAACAGGAAAGTTAAAATGTCTGTTACAGTGAAAGAGCTCGGGCTCTCAAAGCATCAGGCTCGAAGGCTAAGGGAACTTGTGGGGAAAAGATACCATTCGGGAAAAGACGAGCTTACAATCACCAGTGAGAG GTTTGAACACCGAGAGGAAAACAGGAAAGACTGCTTGAGAACTCTTTACGGTTTGATAGAGGAATCTGCGAAAGCGAACAAGATTGCTGAGGACATAAGAACATCATATGTAAAACAGAGACTCCAAGCCAATCCAGCTTTTATGCAGAAACTACAAGCAAAGATGATAAGGTCTAAAGAATCAGATGCCATCAGCGCCTGA
- the LOC104783184 gene encoding uncharacterized protein LOC104783184: protein MARHLEDVMSMATTTHFDASYLFHVVFLALIGCCALSAMLFSCADGVSNNKPNSANTTGGGGCGGGGCGGCGGG from the coding sequence atggcgAGACACTTGGAAGATGTAATGAGCATGGCTACAACGACGCATTTCGATGCTAGCTACCTGTTTCATGTTGTGTTCTTGGCTCTGATCGGCTGTTGTGCCCTCTCGGCTATGTTATTCTCCTGCGCCGATGGAGTTTCCAACAACAAACCCAATTCGGCAAACACTACCGGTGGCGGAGGTTGTGGGGGCGGCGGTTGCGGTGGTTGTGGTGGAGGTTGA